One Belonocnema kinseyi isolate 2016_QV_RU_SX_M_011 chromosome 6, B_treatae_v1, whole genome shotgun sequence genomic region harbors:
- the LOC117174851 gene encoding odorant receptor 4-like: MESVMPTKKLSNQLKNIERLAWPMGVWPLKNDLFSAIRTFLFVIMQVSLVTTISIEVSLGYGNTDEMITNIEMQKFGTVALLKPLLFRFYRKNLAYIIVSINEDRLSSMKTKYLRIMKGYASRGNTVLYAYAISNTLQLSMLFLVNFPTFPKNVKNNSTNNSYDISEERVLFLGTKSLLGDYSTTSYLLIYILQIVQCFSTALGNVGIDIFFFNLTMQICGQLEILFYEMSDLNLESNLKAIKCTIASLINRHQHLLKQVQILETTFNLVILTQLVINITGVCTFGIQVLIAMQNSNTVTAIKSFLCTLLLMTQLLLYCYAGDLLYSRIAMITFSSYQFPWYDVPYNLAMDMYFVMVRAGYPFRLTAGKFMTMNMDSFTKIVKITFSYFSVLRLMLNN; this comes from the exons ATGGAAAGTGTCATGCCAACTAAGAAACTCTCGAATCAGCTAAAAAATATCGAAAGGCTCGCATGGCCAATGGGTGTTTGGCCCTTAAAGAACGACTTGTTTTCCGCAAttcgaacatttttatttgttataatgcag GTTAGTTTAGTTACAACTATCTCGATAGAAGTCAGCCTAGGTTATGGCAATACCGATGAAATGATAACTAACATCGAGATGCAAAAATTTGGAACAGTGGCACTGCTAAAACCGCTTTTATTTCGATTCTATCGCAAAAATTTGGCATACATCATAGTATCAATTAATGAAGACAGGTTATCCTCGATGAAAACTAAATATCTTAGGATTATGAAAGGTTATGCAAGCCGCGGAAATACTGTTTTATACGCTTATGCAATTAGTAATACCCTTCAATTGTCTAtgctatttttggttaattttcctacttttccaaagaatgtaaaaaacaacTCTACGAACAATTCATATGATATTTCCGAAGAAAGAGTTCTTTTCTTAGGAACAAAATCTTTGCTTGGGGATTACTCGACGACATCATATCTCTTAATCTACATTCTGCAGATTGTTCAATGTTTTTCCACAGCTCTTGGAAATGTTGGAATTGACATTTTCTTCTTCAACTTGACAATGCAAATCTGTGGCCagctagaaattttgttttacgAAATGTCCGATCTTAATCTCGAAAGTAACTTAAAGGCAATCAAATGTACCATTGCCTCTTTGATTAACAGACATCAACATTTGTTGAAACAAGTTCAGATTTTGGAAACAACCTTCAATCTAGTTATTCTCACACAGCTTGTGATTAACATTACTGGAGTATGCACATTCg GTATACAAGTGCTTATAGCTATGCAAAACTCTAATACAGTCACAGCAATAAAGTCTTTTCTATGCACACTACTTCTGATGACGCAATTGCTGTTGTATTGTTATGCTGGAGATTTGCTATATTCAAGGATAGCGATGATAACATTTTCATCATACCAATTTCCTTGGTACGATGTGCCATACAATTTAGCAATGGATATGTATTTCGTTATGGTGAGGGCGGGATATCCATTCAGATTGACAGCAGGGAAGTTCATGACCATGAACATGGACTCTttcactaaaattgttaaaataacattttcttatttCTCAGTCTTGAGATTGAtgctaaataattaa